CGTTACGCCGGCGCGGGCGCGTCGGGCGCGGGCGTCGCCGACTCCCCGGACGGGGCGCCGATGACGTTGAGATGGATCTCCTGCGCGGCGCCCGTGCGCTCGTCGCGCGCCCGGACGTGCAGGATGCCGTCGGCGTCCACCCGGAACGTCACTTCGATGCGGGTTTCCCCGCGCGGCGCGCTCGGCAGGTTGTCGAGCGTGATCGTGCCGAGCGGTTCGTTGTCCGCGAATCGGCGGCTTTCCCCGCGGCACACGTCGATCACGACCCTCGTCTGGTAGTCGCGGGCGGTCGTGAACATTTTGGTGCGTTCGATCGGGATCGGTGCGTTCTTTTCGAGCAAACGCTCGACGTAGCCGCCGGCCGTGCCGACCGCAAGCGTGGCCGGCGTCACGTCGAGCAGCAGGGCGCGGTTCTCGGTGGCGGCGGTGTTGCCGGTGAGGATCGCGGCTTGCACCGCTGCGCCGTGCGCGACGACTTCGTCGGGGTCGATGTCGATCGCGGGCTCGCGCTGGAAGATGTCGGCTACGCGCGCGCGCACCGCCGGAATGCGGGTGCTGCCGCCGACACACAGTACGTCGCTGATCTGCGCCGGTTCCAGCCCACTGGATGTGAGCACCTGCTGGCACACTTCGGCGGTGCGGTCGATGTAGCCGCTGACGAGGTTTTCGAACTGTTGGCGCGTGATCCGGAACGGCAGCGAGTAGGGGGTGCTGTCGTCGCCGACGATCAGACCCCCGATCGTCCCCTCGGCAACTTCGTTGGACGACAAGTGGCACTTGATCTGTTCGGCCGCCATCATCAGTCGCGTCATGGCGCCGCGGTGGCCGCGCGGGTCCGCACCGGCGCGCGTGGTGAGCTCCGCCGCCAACAGCTCCGCGAGGGCGCGATCGATGTCGTCGCCGCCGAGAAAGAAGTCGCCGCCGGTCGCGATCACCTCGAAGATGTCTCCGCGGATCTTGAGGATGCTCACGTCGAACGTGCCGCCGCCGAAGTCGAACACCGCCACGTGTTCGTCCAGCCGCTGCGCGTAGCCATACGCGAGCGCCGCCGCGGTGGGCTCGTTGACCAGTCGCAGCACGTCGAGGCCGGCGATCACGCCCGCCTCGCGGGTCGCTCGCCGCTGGGCGTCCGAGAAGTTCGCCGGCACGGTGATGACCGCGCGGTCGACCTCGTCGCCGTGCTGGGCCTCGGTGAGCTTGCGCAGGTGGCCGAGCACGAGCGCCGACACTTCGGGCACGGTCATCCGGCGGCCGCGCGCCATGATGATCGGCTGCTGGTTCGGCCCTTCCTCGACCGCGTAGGGCAGC
The genomic region above belongs to Deltaproteobacteria bacterium and contains:
- the dnaK gene encoding molecular chaperone DnaK (heat shock protein 70; assists in folding of nascent polypeptide chains; refolding of misfolded proteins; utilizes ATPase activity to help fold; co-chaperones are DnaJ and GrpE; multiple copies in some bacteria), with translation MSLAIGIDLGTTNSVAALATPRGVVVTQGPNGERVHPSVVSFPAEGGVLVGHEARARRAVDPQHTIYSAKRLIGQNMKAPLVGLALASLPYAVEEGPNQQPIIMARGRRMTVPEVSALVLGHLRKLTEAQHGDEVDRAVITVPANFSDAQRRATREAGVIAGLDVLRLVNEPTAAALAYGYAQRLDEHVAVFDFGGGTFDVSILKIRGDIFEVIATGGDFFLGGDDIDRALAELLAAELTTRAGADPRGHRGAMTRLMMAAEQIKCHLSSNEVAEGTIGGLIVGDDSTPYSLPFRITRQQFENLVSGYIDRTAEVCQQVLTSSGLEPAQISDVLCVGGSTRIPAVRARVADIFQREPAIDIDPDEVVAHGAAVQAAILTGNTAATENRALLLDVTPATLAVGTAGGYVERLLEKNAPIPIERTKMFTTARDYQTRVVIDVCRGESRRFADNEPLGTITLDNLPSAPRGETRIEVTFRVDADGILHVRARDERTGAAQEIHLNVIGAPSGESATPAPDAPAPA